The Sphingomonas sp. So64.6b genome includes a region encoding these proteins:
- a CDS encoding MmcQ/YjbR family DNA-binding protein — translation MSPDPESALAKVRDAALSLPSTYEKLSHGSPGFFIEKGKAFAYFWHNHHSDGETIAIVKTSGIEEQQMLIEADPDFYYSPPYMGPSGWIAMRLDGADLDWDRVADRIAMSWEMVAPRRLLEAGGR, via the coding sequence ATGAGTCCCGATCCCGAATCCGCACTCGCCAAAGTCCGTGACGCGGCGCTGTCGCTGCCTTCCACCTATGAGAAATTGTCGCATGGCTCGCCCGGCTTTTTCATCGAGAAGGGCAAGGCCTTCGCCTATTTCTGGCACAATCATCACAGCGACGGCGAGACCATCGCGATCGTCAAGACCAGCGGGATCGAAGAACAGCAGATGCTGATCGAGGCCGATCCCGATTTTTATTATTCGCCGCCCTATATGGGGCCCTCCGGCTGGATCGCGATGCGGCTCGACGGAGCGGATCTCGACTGGGACCGCGTTGCCGACCGCATCGCGATGAGTTGGGAAATGGTCGCACCGCGCCGATTGCTGGAGGCTGGAGGACGATGA
- a CDS encoding GNAT family N-acetyltransferase codes for MRQAGVEDAIALSLVANAAFLDTYALVLTRDDLIAHCIKNNGVETFAAWASDPATIVTIAEVEPGHVPLGYAVLTTPDFPIERRSGDVELRRIYTLKQAHGSGIGPALMARAMEDACRLGHDRMLLGVWEHNDRARAFYERNGFTVIGTRRFQVGAEIHDDPIYARTL; via the coding sequence GTGCGACAGGCCGGGGTGGAAGATGCCATCGCCCTGTCGCTCGTCGCCAATGCGGCGTTTCTCGATACCTATGCGCTGGTCCTGACCCGCGACGACCTGATCGCGCATTGCATCAAGAATAACGGGGTCGAGACCTTCGCCGCCTGGGCAAGCGATCCGGCGACGATCGTCACCATCGCCGAAGTCGAGCCGGGCCATGTGCCGCTTGGCTATGCGGTGCTGACCACGCCCGACTTCCCGATCGAGCGGCGGTCCGGAGATGTCGAATTGCGCCGCATCTACACGCTGAAACAGGCGCATGGCTCGGGCATCGGCCCGGCGCTGATGGCGCGCGCGATGGAAGATGCGTGTCGGCTGGGACATGACCGCATGTTGCTCGGTGTGTGGGAACATAATGATCGCGCCCGGGCGTTCTACGAACGCAACGGTTTTACCGTGATCGGCACGCGCCGGTTCCAGGTCGGCGCCGAGATTCACGACGATCCGATCTACGCACGCACACTTTAG
- the purN gene encoding phosphoribosylglycinamide formyltransferase: MTVKVGILISGRGSNMMALAEAGKASGAPYEIALVASDKPEAPGLTWAEGHGIATFAQSPKGMPKPEYEAAIDAALRGAGVEIIALAGYMRLLSDDFVARWRGRIVNIHPSLLPKYKGLDTHARAIDAGDAVAGCSVHVVTEELDGGEVLGQAEVPILPGDTPDTLAERVLAAEHRLYPRILADFVAR; the protein is encoded by the coding sequence ATGACCGTGAAGGTCGGTATCCTGATTTCGGGCCGCGGATCGAACATGATGGCGCTCGCCGAAGCTGGCAAGGCATCCGGCGCGCCTTATGAAATCGCTTTGGTCGCATCGGACAAGCCCGAAGCGCCCGGCCTGACCTGGGCCGAAGGTCACGGCATCGCGACCTTCGCTCAATCGCCAAAAGGCATGCCCAAGCCCGAATACGAAGCCGCGATCGACGCCGCGCTGCGTGGAGCCGGGGTCGAGATCATCGCGCTGGCCGGTTATATGCGGCTGCTCTCCGACGATTTCGTCGCGCGCTGGCGTGGACGGATCGTCAACATCCACCCCTCGCTGCTGCCCAAATATAAGGGCCTCGATACGCATGCGCGCGCGATTGACGCGGGCGATGCGGTGGCCGGATGCTCGGTCCATGTCGTGACCGAGGAACTCGACGGCGGCGAGGTGCTTGGCCAGGCCGAAGTCCCAATCCTGCCTGGCGACACGCCCGATACGCTTGCCGAACGCGTTCTGGCCGCGGAGCATCGCCTTTACCCGCGCATTCTGGCAGACTTCGTCGCACGATGA
- a CDS encoding RNA degradosome polyphosphate kinase, whose translation MTRPAHIVRIDDDDDPFAEGLGSDRYFNRELSWLAFNRRVLEEACNAAHPLLERLRFLSISGSNLDEFFMVRVAGLKGQLAQDVDRRSVDGMTAGQQLAAVVGEADALVQSQRAVWRDLRHQLGETGIEVLGSKTIDASVGADDVAWLETHFREQIFPILTPQALDPAHPFPFMPNKGLAVMFDLVRQSDKEPIRELVMLPATMARFVRLPGKDGSGKEGPGKTGSGEKARYVAIESLVKRFSSLIFPGYEVQGAAEFRVLRDSDIEIEEEAEDLVRYFANAIKRRRRGRVIRLELESGMPDSLSTALRAELGGADAFVTEGGTFLGIGDLESIVDEDRPDLKFTPYSPRFPERIREFGGDCFAAIRSKDIVVHHPYETFDVVLAFLKQAAADPDVVAIKQTLYRAGKQPAVINALIAAAESGKSVTAVVELKARFDEEQNLVWASALERAGVQVVYGFMEWKTHAKVSMVVRREAGQFRTYCHFGTGNYHPQTAKIYTDLSFFTADPRLGRDAAQMFNYVTGYVEPHDMALISLSPRDLRPKLVQLIDAEIASARASRPAAIWAKMNSLVDPAIIEKLYEASNAGVEIELIIRGICCLRPGVPDMSENIRVKSVIGRFLEHSRIWAFGNGKALPNDGAKLFISSADWMPRNFDRRVEYMLPIENETVHDQILDQVMVANLIDTEQSWDLQADGEYVRVEPGDRPFNLHRYFMTNPSLSGRGAALELGEAVPKLSLRRRR comes from the coding sequence ATGACCCGCCCCGCTCATATCGTGCGTATCGACGACGATGACGACCCCTTTGCGGAAGGATTGGGCAGCGATCGCTATTTCAACCGCGAACTCTCCTGGCTGGCGTTCAACCGGCGCGTACTCGAAGAAGCATGCAATGCGGCGCATCCGTTGCTCGAACGGCTGCGCTTCCTGTCGATCTCCGGCTCCAATCTCGACGAGTTCTTCATGGTGCGCGTTGCCGGCCTGAAAGGGCAGCTTGCGCAGGATGTCGATCGCCGATCGGTCGATGGGATGACCGCAGGACAACAGTTGGCGGCCGTGGTCGGCGAGGCCGATGCCCTGGTGCAAAGCCAGCGCGCGGTGTGGCGCGACTTGCGCCATCAGCTCGGCGAAACCGGTATCGAGGTGTTGGGATCGAAGACGATCGATGCCTCTGTCGGCGCCGATGACGTGGCGTGGCTCGAAACGCATTTCCGCGAACAGATCTTCCCGATTCTGACGCCGCAAGCGCTCGATCCCGCGCATCCGTTCCCGTTCATGCCCAACAAGGGCCTGGCAGTGATGTTCGATCTTGTCCGCCAGTCCGACAAGGAGCCGATTCGCGAACTGGTCATGTTGCCGGCGACGATGGCGCGTTTCGTCCGCCTGCCCGGCAAGGATGGGTCCGGCAAAGAGGGGCCTGGCAAAACCGGATCGGGCGAAAAGGCGCGTTATGTCGCGATCGAATCGCTGGTGAAGCGTTTCTCCTCGCTGATCTTTCCTGGATATGAAGTGCAGGGCGCGGCCGAATTCCGCGTGTTGCGCGACAGTGATATCGAGATCGAGGAAGAAGCGGAGGACCTGGTCCGCTACTTCGCCAATGCGATCAAGCGTCGCCGGCGCGGGCGCGTCATCCGGCTCGAACTCGAATCAGGCATGCCGGACAGCCTGTCGACCGCGCTACGCGCAGAACTTGGCGGCGCCGACGCATTCGTTACCGAAGGCGGCACTTTTCTGGGCATCGGCGACCTCGAATCGATCGTCGACGAGGACCGGCCCGACCTGAAATTCACGCCATACAGCCCGCGCTTTCCCGAACGGATCCGCGAATTCGGCGGCGATTGTTTTGCGGCGATCCGGTCCAAGGACATCGTCGTCCATCATCCGTACGAAACCTTCGATGTGGTGCTCGCTTTCCTGAAACAGGCGGCGGCCGACCCCGATGTCGTAGCGATCAAGCAGACGCTGTATCGCGCGGGCAAGCAGCCGGCCGTGATCAACGCGCTGATCGCCGCGGCCGAATCGGGCAAATCGGTCACCGCCGTGGTCGAATTAAAGGCACGTTTCGACGAAGAGCAGAACCTCGTCTGGGCTTCCGCGCTGGAACGCGCGGGTGTACAGGTCGTCTATGGCTTCATGGAGTGGAAGACCCACGCCAAGGTGTCGATGGTGGTGCGGCGCGAGGCCGGGCAATTTCGCACCTACTGCCATTTCGGCACCGGCAATTATCATCCGCAGACTGCAAAGATCTACACCGATCTGAGCTTCTTCACTGCCGATCCGCGCCTCGGCCGCGACGCGGCGCAGATGTTCAATTACGTCACCGGCTATGTCGAACCGCACGATATGGCGCTGATCAGCCTGTCGCCGCGCGACTTGCGGCCCAAGCTGGTCCAACTGATCGACGCCGAGATCGCCAGCGCCAGGGCAAGTAGGCCCGCAGCGATCTGGGCGAAGATGAATTCGCTGGTCGACCCGGCGATCATCGAAAAGCTCTACGAGGCGAGCAATGCCGGCGTGGAGATCGAACTCATCATCCGCGGCATCTGCTGCCTGCGTCCCGGCGTGCCGGACATGTCGGAGAATATCCGAGTCAAATCGGTGATCGGGCGTTTCCTCGAACACAGCCGTATCTGGGCGTTCGGTAACGGCAAGGCGCTGCCCAATGACGGCGCCAAACTGTTCATCTCCTCGGCCGACTGGATGCCGCGCAATTTCGACCGTCGCGTCGAATATATGCTGCCGATCGAAAATGAGACGGTGCACGACCAGATCCTCGATCAGGTGATGGTCGCCAATCTGATCGACACGGAACAAAGCTGGGATCTTCAGGCAGATGGCGAATATGTCCGGGTCGAACCGGGTGACCGGCCGTTCAACCTGCATCGTTATTTCATGACCAACCCGTCGCTATCGGGCCGCGGGGCCGCGTTGGAACTGGGTGAAGCCGTGCCGAAACTTTCGCTGCGTCGTCGGCGTTGA
- a CDS encoding DnaA/Hda family protein — protein sequence MSQIALPFEWPADPRDDEFLVSESNSRAVQQLERWASWPVMSVILTGPRKSGRSLLARIFAAKSGGTIIDDAERQSETALFHAWNRAQEARSPLVIVADAAPPEWSVKLPDLRSRLAASPIAKIGPPDDVLMQALFERMFLRRGLDARPDLIQWLLMRVERSHIALLRAVDALDQTVMERRKRLSIPLARATLSEIGLISEGAAESPSTDP from the coding sequence ATGAGCCAGATCGCGCTGCCGTTCGAATGGCCAGCCGACCCGCGCGACGACGAGTTTTTGGTCAGCGAGTCGAATTCCCGCGCCGTGCAACAGCTCGAACGCTGGGCGTCCTGGCCAGTCATGTCGGTGATACTCACCGGCCCACGCAAATCGGGCCGCAGCCTGCTGGCGCGGATCTTCGCGGCGAAGAGCGGCGGCACGATCATCGACGATGCCGAGCGTCAAAGCGAGACCGCGCTATTCCACGCCTGGAATCGCGCGCAGGAGGCGCGCAGCCCGCTGGTGATCGTCGCGGACGCGGCGCCGCCCGAATGGAGCGTCAAGCTGCCCGATCTGCGCTCACGCCTCGCCGCGAGCCCGATCGCCAAGATCGGGCCGCCCGATGATGTGCTGATGCAGGCATTGTTCGAGCGCATGTTCCTGCGCCGCGGGCTCGACGCACGGCCCGACCTGATTCAATGGCTGCTGATGCGAGTCGAGCGCAGCCATATCGCGCTGCTTCGCGCTGTCGATGCGCTCGATCAGACGGTGATGGAACGCCGGAAACGTCTGTCGATCCCGCTGGCGCGCGCGACTTTGTCCGAAATCGGGCTTATCAGCGAGGGCGCGGCCGAATCGCCCTCCACCGATCCCTGA
- a CDS encoding Ppx/GppA family phosphatase, giving the protein MPTLLFRKPKLEPQAEPRTGIIDIGSNSIRLVIYQGPERLPAILFNEKVMAGLGRGLSETGAIGKDGLAKAGLALARFAAVAREMEVSRLRTVATAAVRDASNGGTLIDTARKLGLEVELLSGEQEAMAAGHGVLSAIPDAEGIVGDLGGGSLELVRVSQGQVRDRVSFPFGVLRVGPIRTKGGQGALDRQVAKAIKQAGWTGKGQGLPLYLVGGSWRALARLDMHINDYPLPVIHQYAMPPLAIARMNRTISHVAKGRLRTIPGLSSARAATLGDGAALLSALIKHLGSETTIVSAFGLREGLLYGDLDPAMRSEDPLIVATRDEGRRHGRFVEHGDLLDEWIAPLFAGDPPEMARLRHAACQLADVGWRANPEFRAERGVEIALHGNWVAIDARGRALMAQALFTSLGGGTDTPAPISELAPLVDLKRATAWGLAMRLGQRLSGGLAGPLLRSHLHIGPTTLSLHLEPRDAALYGEAVERRHKALAVSHDREPVLITSG; this is encoded by the coding sequence ATGCCGACCCTGTTGTTCCGCAAGCCGAAGCTCGAGCCGCAAGCGGAACCGCGCACCGGTATCATCGACATCGGATCCAATTCGATCCGCCTGGTAATCTATCAGGGCCCCGAGCGGTTGCCGGCGATCCTGTTCAACGAGAAGGTCATGGCCGGGCTCGGGCGCGGCCTTTCGGAAACCGGTGCGATCGGCAAGGACGGCCTGGCCAAGGCCGGGCTCGCGCTCGCGCGATTCGCGGCAGTCGCGCGCGAGATGGAGGTTTCCCGACTACGCACCGTCGCGACCGCCGCCGTACGCGATGCATCCAATGGCGGCACGCTGATCGACACCGCGCGCAAGCTTGGGCTCGAGGTCGAACTTCTGTCGGGCGAGCAGGAGGCGATGGCGGCAGGGCATGGCGTGCTGTCGGCGATTCCCGATGCCGAGGGCATTGTCGGCGATCTCGGTGGCGGCAGCCTCGAACTGGTTCGCGTATCGCAGGGACAAGTGCGTGATCGTGTGTCGTTCCCGTTCGGTGTGCTGCGAGTCGGCCCGATCCGCACCAAAGGCGGCCAGGGCGCACTCGATCGTCAGGTCGCCAAGGCGATCAAACAGGCCGGCTGGACGGGCAAGGGGCAAGGGTTGCCCCTCTATCTTGTCGGCGGATCATGGCGTGCGCTGGCGCGACTCGACATGCATATCAACGACTATCCGCTGCCGGTGATCCACCAATATGCCATGCCGCCGCTGGCCATCGCGCGCATGAACCGCACGATCAGCCACGTCGCCAAGGGGCGCTTGCGCACCATACCCGGGCTTTCCTCGGCCCGCGCCGCGACATTGGGCGACGGCGCTGCGCTGTTGTCGGCGTTGATCAAGCATCTCGGCAGCGAGACGACGATCGTCTCGGCCTTCGGCCTGCGCGAGGGGTTGCTCTATGGCGATCTCGATCCCGCCATGCGCAGCGAAGACCCGTTGATCGTCGCGACCCGCGACGAAGGGCGCCGTCATGGCCGTTTCGTCGAGCATGGCGATTTGCTCGATGAATGGATTGCACCGCTGTTTGCCGGCGATCCACCCGAAATGGCACGTTTGCGTCATGCCGCTTGCCAACTTGCCGATGTAGGCTGGCGCGCCAACCCGGAATTCCGCGCCGAACGTGGCGTGGAGATCGCGCTGCATGGCAATTGGGTGGCGATCGACGCACGCGGCCGCGCGCTGATGGCGCAGGCCTTGTTCACCAGCCTTGGTGGCGGGACCGATACGCCCGCGCCAATCAGCGAACTCGCGCCCCTGGTGGATCTCAAGCGCGCGACGGCATGGGGGCTGGCGATGCGCCTCGGCCAGCGGCTGAGCGGCGGGCTGGCCGGTCCGCTGCTTCGCTCACACCTTCATATCGGGCCGACGACCTTGTCGTTGCATCTCGAGCCGCGCGATGCCGCGCTTTATGGCGAAGCGGTCGAGCGGCGTCACAAGGCGCTCGCCGTATCGCACGACCGCGAGCCCGTCCTGATCACCTCAGGATGA
- a CDS encoding DNA polymerase III subunit chi has product MQVDFYHLTVTPLDRALPQIAEKIVSSGGRLLIVADSGAQRVALDRLLWAYSAESFLPHGEAGGEGDARQPILIGEGTTAANDARNIALADGVWREEALGFDRVFHFFDSDRIIEARAAWKALAGRDGIEPRYWKQNENGRWEQAA; this is encoded by the coding sequence ATGCAAGTCGATTTCTACCATCTGACCGTCACGCCGCTTGACCGTGCCTTGCCGCAGATTGCGGAGAAAATCGTGTCGAGTGGCGGCCGGTTGCTGATCGTCGCGGACAGCGGCGCGCAGCGGGTGGCGCTCGACCGGCTGCTCTGGGCCTATTCGGCCGAGAGTTTCCTGCCGCATGGCGAAGCGGGCGGCGAAGGTGATGCGCGTCAGCCAATCCTGATCGGCGAGGGCACGACCGCCGCCAATGACGCGCGCAACATCGCGCTTGCCGACGGCGTGTGGCGTGAGGAAGCGCTCGGTTTCGACCGCGTCTTCCACTTTTTCGACAGCGATCGGATCATCGAGGCGCGCGCCGCATGGAAAGCCCTGGCAGGCCGCGACGGGATCGAGCCACGCTACTGGAAGCAGAACGAGAATGGCCGCTGGGAACAGGCGGCATAG
- a CDS encoding leucyl aminopeptidase translates to MQILFSTTPADAGAPLALPIEKDGLERANFPGLDDAARKVVLGAARSSRFDGETAAIAEIFVGAGEGVRRILLLGVGNGGEAEYEKAGGALTARLLTSGVETVTVDFAAAAPTAKAAARFAAAAAQRSWRHDIYRTKLPEKSKPTLTSITLLNAPEGTDAAWSHQKALTEGLELTRTLVAEPPNVIYPESFVAKVLAEVQGLGLEVTVLDEAAMRDLGMGALLGVSLGSAREARLLALKWSGAGANDSGGDPVLALVGKGVTFDTGGISLKPGPGMEDMKWDMGGAGAVVGAMKSLAARKAKANVIGVCGLVENMPDGAAMRPGDVITSMSGQTIEVLNTDAEGRLVLCDALTWVQRTHKPKTIVDLATLTGAMIVSLGNEYGGCFANDDSLADQLLAAGLASGDLLWRFPLSDTYNKLIDSPIADMKNVGPRGAGSITAAQFLQRYVETGVRWAHLDIAGMVWSDKAGPTFDKGATGYGVRLLDRFVADNFES, encoded by the coding sequence ATGCAGATTCTTTTCTCCACCACGCCTGCCGATGCCGGCGCGCCGCTCGCGCTGCCGATCGAGAAGGATGGATTGGAACGGGCCAATTTTCCCGGCCTCGACGATGCCGCGCGCAAGGTGGTGCTCGGCGCGGCGCGGAGCAGCCGGTTTGATGGCGAGACCGCCGCGATCGCCGAAATCTTCGTCGGCGCGGGTGAGGGGGTTCGCCGTATCCTGCTGCTCGGCGTCGGCAATGGCGGCGAAGCCGAATATGAGAAGGCCGGCGGCGCATTGACCGCGCGCCTGCTGACTTCCGGCGTCGAGACGGTCACGGTCGATTTCGCCGCTGCGGCGCCGACCGCCAAGGCGGCCGCGCGATTCGCCGCGGCGGCGGCGCAGCGCAGCTGGCGGCACGACATCTACCGCACCAAATTGCCCGAAAAGTCGAAACCGACGCTGACCTCGATCACTTTGCTCAACGCCCCGGAGGGGACCGATGCGGCCTGGTCGCATCAAAAGGCGCTGACCGAAGGGCTTGAGCTGACCCGCACATTGGTCGCCGAGCCGCCCAATGTGATCTATCCCGAAAGCTTCGTGGCCAAGGTACTTGCCGAGGTCCAGGGCCTCGGCCTTGAAGTCACCGTGCTCGACGAGGCGGCGATGCGCGACCTCGGTATGGGCGCGCTGCTTGGGGTCAGCCTGGGTTCGGCGCGCGAGGCGCGGTTGCTCGCGCTGAAATGGAGCGGTGCAGGCGCCAATGATTCTGGGGGCGATCCGGTGCTTGCGCTGGTCGGCAAGGGCGTAACCTTCGACACCGGCGGTATCTCGCTCAAGCCGGGCCCCGGCATGGAAGACATGAAATGGGACATGGGCGGCGCGGGCGCGGTGGTCGGCGCGATGAAATCGCTCGCCGCGCGCAAGGCCAAGGCCAATGTGATCGGCGTCTGCGGCCTGGTCGAGAACATGCCCGATGGCGCCGCGATGCGGCCGGGCGACGTGATCACATCGATGTCGGGCCAGACGATCGAAGTGCTCAACACCGACGCCGAGGGGCGGCTGGTGCTGTGCGACGCGCTCACCTGGGTACAGCGAACGCACAAACCCAAGACGATCGTCGACCTCGCCACGCTGACCGGCGCGATGATCGTCAGCCTGGGCAATGAGTATGGCGGTTGCTTCGCCAATGACGATTCGCTTGCCGATCAGCTGCTTGCGGCGGGCCTGGCGTCAGGCGACCTGCTGTGGCGCTTCCCGCTGTCCGATACCTATAACAAGCTGATCGACAGCCCGATCGCGGACATGAAGAATGTCGGGCCGCGCGGCGCCGGATCGATCACCGCGGCGCAGTTCCTGCAGCGTTATGTCGAAACCGGCGTGCGCTGGGCACATCTCGACATCGCCGGCATGGTGTGGTCCGACAAGGCCGGTCCAACCTTCGACAAGGGCGCGACGGGTTATGGCGTGCGCCTGCTCGACCGCTTCGTCGCGGATAATTTCGAGAGTTGA
- a CDS encoding heavy-metal-associated domain-containing protein yields MFVRRLSRPSYLALGLALVATGGVVIAQANAPEQPMTAADGSGSFEVSGVDVDVTGKTADAARYAGWKVAQRKGWVMLSQRLGGGGGMVSDGTLDAMVSGIVIENEQIGPNRYVARLGVLFSRARAGGLLGVAGQATRSPPMLVVPLQWSGGTGQVFEQKTKWQEAWGRYRTGNSSVDYVRPAGTGPDAMLLNAGQIGRPGRGWWRTILDQYGASDILVPVVRLYRQWPGGPVVGVFEARHGPDNHMIAKFSLRVGSSDGVDALLDAGVKRLDEAYQSALSSGMLNTDSGLVYVPPPAVPVVIDDIPEDPTAVATTAAGGTEATVISIQFETPGASAVSATEAALRAVPGVRSALTSSLALGGVSVMRVGFDGDPAALSAALAARGWQVQGDGTTLRIRRTGQPSQGATPAAADNATSG; encoded by the coding sequence ATGTTTGTCCGTCGCTTATCTCGCCCATCCTATCTGGCACTTGGCCTGGCGCTTGTCGCGACCGGCGGTGTCGTGATCGCGCAGGCCAATGCGCCGGAACAACCGATGACCGCGGCCGATGGTTCGGGCAGCTTTGAGGTCAGCGGGGTCGATGTCGATGTGACCGGCAAGACCGCCGACGCGGCGCGCTATGCCGGTTGGAAGGTCGCGCAGCGCAAGGGTTGGGTGATGCTGTCGCAACGGCTGGGCGGCGGCGGCGGGATGGTATCCGATGGGACGCTCGACGCGATGGTGTCCGGAATCGTCATCGAGAACGAACAGATCGGCCCGAATCGCTACGTCGCACGCCTTGGCGTCCTGTTCAGCCGTGCGCGTGCCGGCGGGTTGCTTGGTGTCGCGGGTCAGGCGACGCGCTCGCCGCCGATGCTGGTCGTTCCGCTGCAATGGTCGGGCGGTACCGGCCAGGTGTTCGAACAGAAGACCAAATGGCAGGAAGCCTGGGGCCGCTATCGCACCGGCAACAGCTCGGTCGATTATGTCCGCCCGGCGGGGACCGGACCCGATGCGATGCTGCTCAATGCCGGTCAGATCGGCCGCCCCGGGCGCGGCTGGTGGCGGACCATTCTCGATCAATATGGCGCTTCCGACATCCTCGTGCCGGTGGTGAGACTATATCGCCAATGGCCCGGCGGGCCGGTGGTTGGCGTGTTCGAAGCGCGCCACGGTCCCGACAACCACATGATCGCCAAATTCTCCTTGCGCGTCGGCAGTAGCGATGGGGTCGATGCGCTACTTGATGCCGGGGTCAAACGCCTCGACGAGGCGTATCAGTCGGCACTCAGTTCGGGCATGCTCAACACCGATTCCGGGCTCGTTTATGTGCCGCCGCCGGCCGTGCCGGTCGTGATCGACGATATTCCCGAAGATCCCACCGCAGTGGCGACGACGGCAGCGGGCGGTACGGAGGCGACGGTCATCTCGATCCAGTTCGAGACTCCGGGCGCATCGGCTGTTTCCGCGACCGAAGCGGCGTTGCGCGCCGTACCGGGCGTGCGCTCGGCGCTGACCAGCAGTCTTGCCTTGGGTGGCGTGTCGGTGATGCGGGTTGGGTTCGACGGCGATCCGGCGGCGCTTTCCGCCGCTCTGGCCGCGCGCGGCTGGCAGGTTCAGGGTGATGGCACCACGCTGCGCATCCGCCGCACCGGTCAACCGTCGCAGGGTGCTACGCCTGCGGCCGCGGACAACGCGACCAGCGGATGA
- the purM gene encoding phosphoribosylformylglycinamidine cyclo-ligase: protein MTDDARRNSPYTYADAGVSIAAGNALVRAIGPLAKATRRAGADADLGGFGGFFDLKAAGFVDPLLVAANDGVGTKLKLAIEHDRHDGVGIDLVAMCANDLIVQGAEPLFFLDYYATAKLDSAVAERVVASIAQGCLQAGCALIGGETAEMPGMYAPGDYDLAGFCVGAVERDRVLTGREIAAGDVILGLASSGVHSNGFSLVRRLAADKGWKLDRPALFDQEIVLIDALMAPTRIYVKSLLPVLAEGRIKGLAHITGGGLLENVPRVLPKGVHARIDADAWPQPRLMAFLQAQGAIEPEEMARTFNCGIGMAVVVAADQVDTVKAALGAAGETVFAIGAIESGERGCTVSGSTETWGARADWTATHLG from the coding sequence ATGACCGATGATGCACGACGGAATAGTCCCTATACGTACGCCGATGCCGGCGTCTCGATTGCCGCCGGAAACGCGCTGGTGCGCGCGATCGGGCCGTTGGCCAAGGCCACGCGACGGGCTGGCGCCGATGCCGATCTCGGCGGATTTGGCGGTTTCTTCGACCTGAAGGCGGCGGGTTTCGTCGATCCGCTGCTCGTTGCCGCGAATGACGGTGTCGGCACCAAGCTGAAACTCGCGATCGAACATGATCGCCATGACGGAGTCGGCATCGATCTCGTCGCGATGTGCGCCAACGATCTGATCGTGCAGGGCGCCGAGCCTTTATTCTTCCTCGACTATTATGCCACCGCCAAGCTCGATTCGGCGGTCGCGGAGCGCGTCGTCGCATCGATTGCGCAGGGCTGCCTGCAAGCCGGTTGCGCGCTGATCGGCGGCGAGACCGCCGAGATGCCGGGCATGTATGCACCGGGCGATTATGACCTTGCCGGCTTCTGCGTCGGCGCGGTCGAGCGCGATCGCGTGCTGACCGGGCGTGAGATCGCTGCCGGTGACGTCATTCTCGGGCTTGCCTCGTCGGGCGTGCATTCCAACGGCTTTTCGCTGGTTCGCAGATTGGCGGCCGACAAGGGCTGGAAGCTCGATCGCCCTGCCCTGTTCGATCAGGAGATAGTGCTGATCGACGCGCTGATGGCGCCGACGCGGATTTATGTGAAGAGCTTGCTTCCGGTCCTTGCCGAAGGACGGATCAAGGGGCTGGCGCATATCACCGGGGGCGGCCTGCTCGAAAACGTCCCGCGCGTCCTGCCCAAGGGCGTTCATGCGCGGATCGACGCCGATGCATGGCCGCAACCGCGGTTGATGGCATTCCTCCAGGCGCAAGGCGCGATCGAACCCGAGGAAATGGCGCGGACCTTCAATTGCGGGATCGGCATGGCGGTGGTCGTTGCCGCCGATCAAGTCGATACGGTGAAAGCAGCGCTGGGAGCGGCGGGTGAGACGGTTTTCGCCATCGGCGCGATCGAAAGTGGCGAGCGCGGCTGCACGGTATCTGGTTCGACCGAAACCTGGGGCGCACGTGCCGACTGGACGGCGACCCATCTTGGCTAA
- the ndk gene encoding nucleoside-diphosphate kinase — protein sequence MAANRTFSIIKPDATRRNITGAVTKMLEEAGLRVVASKRIQMTREQAEGFYAVHKERPFFGELVSFMISGPVVVQVLEGENAMQRNRDIMGATNPANAEAGTIRKELAESIEANTVHGSDSDENAAIEIAYFFKPEEIVG from the coding sequence ATGGCCGCGAACCGTACGTTTTCGATCATCAAGCCCGATGCCACCCGCCGCAACATCACCGGCGCCGTCACCAAGATGCTGGAGGAAGCCGGCCTGCGCGTCGTTGCATCCAAGCGTATCCAGATGACCCGCGAGCAAGCCGAGGGCTTTTACGCGGTGCACAAGGAGCGTCCGTTCTTCGGTGAGCTGGTCAGCTTCATGATCTCCGGCCCGGTCGTCGTGCAGGTTCTTGAGGGCGAGAACGCGATGCAGCGTAACCGCGACATCATGGGCGCGACCAACCCCGCCAATGCGGAAGCCGGCACGATCCGCAAGGAACTGGCCGAATCGATCGAGGCGAACACGGTCCATGGTTCGGACAGCGACGAGAATGCGGCGATCGAGATCGCCTATTTCTTCAAGCCCGAAGAGATCGTCGGCTGA